Proteins from one Persephonella sp. genomic window:
- a CDS encoding DsbC family protein: MKKLILALMLLVSASFVYAEEGEGCLGSDITKEEVQKALSPLIGNVKVEKVSPSPIEDLYEVILDTPRGKFPVYVDCSLNYLITGSIIDIKHKRDLTREKAMALAHQSMEEKLKKLEKKLGKERVEKLKKVLGPRFNNIKLVDIKDIPKKHLVTYGNPKAKYTIYLVTDPQCPFCAKFDKEMKKLLKMRNDVKFELILFPLPFHKHASPISQNILCEKSVAKQREILDKSFEYVRNKQYEKLSSLEKSCKEGQQIIQEHFAFASKAGINGTPTLIFPHGIVISGLMSAEQINKVLDALK; this comes from the coding sequence ATGAAAAAATTAATTCTTGCACTGATGTTATTGGTTTCTGCATCCTTTGTTTATGCAGAAGAAGGAGAGGGATGCCTTGGGTCTGATATAACAAAGGAAGAAGTTCAGAAAGCCCTTTCTCCATTAATAGGTAATGTAAAAGTTGAAAAAGTATCACCTTCACCTATTGAAGATCTTTACGAAGTAATCTTAGACACACCAAGGGGAAAATTTCCCGTTTATGTAGACTGCTCTCTTAATTACCTAATCACAGGAAGCATTATTGACATCAAGCATAAAAGAGACCTTACCAGAGAAAAAGCAATGGCACTTGCCCATCAAAGTATGGAAGAAAAGCTGAAAAAGCTGGAAAAGAAACTGGGTAAAGAAAGAGTAGAAAAACTGAAAAAAGTTCTGGGACCAAGGTTTAACAACATAAAACTTGTAGATATCAAAGATATCCCTAAAAAACATCTTGTTACTTACGGTAATCCAAAGGCAAAATATACAATATACCTTGTAACAGACCCTCAATGTCCTTTCTGTGCAAAATTTGACAAAGAAATGAAAAAACTACTTAAAATGAGAAATGATGTTAAGTTTGAACTAATCTTATTCCCACTTCCTTTCCACAAACATGCATCTCCAATATCGCAAAATATCTTGTGTGAAAAATCTGTCGCAAAACAAAGGGAAATTCTTGATAAAAGTTTTGAGTATGTAAGAAATAAGCAGTATGAAAAATTATCTTCTCTGGAAAAATCCTGTAAAGAAGGTCAACAAATCATACAAGAACACTTTGCATTTGCAAGTAAGGCAGGAATTAACGGAACACCTACTTTAATATTCCCACACGGTATTGTAATCTCCGGTCTTATGTCTGCTGAGCAAATAAACAAAGTCTTAGATGCGCTGAAATGA